In Streptantibioticus cattleyicolor NRRL 8057 = DSM 46488, a genomic segment contains:
- a CDS encoding NAD(P)/FAD-dependent oxidoreductase, which translates to MSTGHIAVVGASAAGLAAVEGLRRFGWTGRLTLIGDEPHPPYDRPPLSKQLLAGDWTPDRLHLRTTEQLDALGLDLRLGTAATALDSATRTVTLADGERLVCDGVIVATGVRARTLPGGEGLAGVHTLRTLDDALALRGRLPEGGGARLVVVGNGVLGAEAAAVARTLGHEVTLVGAEPLPMARVVGDEVGQVLAAEHRAHGVTLLTAAVEGFEGSDGRVSGVRLAGGERLPADTVLVAVGSVPAVEWLRGDAALDTADGLGCDAYCAAAPGVYAAGDVARWDHPGYRRRLRVEHRMNATEQGMAAARNLLAELVPDGGERTPFAPVPYFWSDQYDLKLQAYGLLAGATRTEVTVEDGGTRRVVALYGDDERVTGVAAIGVPPRQLRALRALAATPTGWAQAQAVRDQAVAPVG; encoded by the coding sequence GTGAGCACCGGGCACATCGCCGTCGTCGGCGCCTCGGCGGCCGGTCTCGCCGCCGTCGAGGGGCTGCGCCGCTTCGGCTGGACCGGCCGGCTGACGCTGATAGGCGACGAACCCCACCCGCCGTACGACCGTCCGCCGCTGTCCAAGCAGCTGCTGGCCGGCGACTGGACACCGGACCGGCTGCACCTGCGCACCACCGAGCAGCTCGACGCCCTCGGACTCGACCTGCGCCTCGGCACCGCCGCCACCGCGCTGGACTCCGCCACCCGCACGGTCACCCTGGCCGACGGCGAACGGCTGGTGTGTGACGGCGTGATCGTGGCGACCGGGGTACGGGCACGTACGCTGCCCGGCGGCGAGGGGCTCGCCGGGGTCCACACGCTGCGCACCCTGGACGACGCGCTGGCGCTGCGCGGCCGGCTGCCGGAGGGCGGCGGGGCGCGGCTGGTGGTGGTCGGCAACGGTGTGCTGGGTGCCGAAGCCGCCGCCGTGGCACGGACGTTGGGCCACGAGGTCACGCTGGTGGGCGCCGAGCCGCTGCCGATGGCCCGGGTCGTCGGGGACGAGGTGGGCCAGGTGCTCGCGGCCGAGCACCGGGCGCACGGCGTGACGCTGCTGACCGCCGCGGTCGAGGGGTTCGAGGGGTCGGACGGCCGGGTGTCGGGGGTGCGGCTGGCCGGTGGCGAACGGCTGCCCGCCGACACCGTGCTGGTGGCCGTCGGCTCGGTTCCGGCGGTGGAGTGGCTGCGTGGTGACGCCGCCCTCGACACCGCCGACGGCCTGGGCTGCGACGCGTACTGCGCCGCCGCGCCGGGTGTCTACGCGGCCGGTGACGTGGCTCGCTGGGACCACCCCGGTTACCGGCGCCGGCTGCGTGTCGAGCACCGGATGAACGCCACCGAGCAGGGCATGGCCGCCGCCCGCAACCTGCTGGCGGAGCTGGTGCCGGACGGCGGCGAGCGCACCCCGTTCGCCCCGGTGCCGTACTTCTGGTCCGACCAGTACGACCTGAAGCTCCAGGCGTACGGGCTGCTCGCGGGCGCCACGCGGACCGAGGTCACGGTGGAGGACGGCGGTACGCGCCGGGTCGTCGCGCTCTACGGCGACGACGAGCGGGTGACCGGGGTGGCGGCGATCGGCGTGCCGCCCCGGCAGCTGCGGGCGCTGCGCGCGCTGGCCGCCACGCCCACCGGATGGGCGCAGGCCCAGGCCGTCCGCGACCAGGCGGTGGCCCCGGTGGGCTGA
- a CDS encoding SRPBCC family protein has translation MSHVEESIAVDVPLTTAYNQWTQFEEFPNFMEGVERIEQRTPTLTHWVTKVGGNRREFDAEITEQIPDERVAWTTVQGEARQAGVVTFHRLDDTHTKVMLQLDHDPQGLADTIGDKLGFVKRQAKNDLHNFKEYIESRGRETGGWRGQV, from the coding sequence ATGTCGCACGTCGAGGAATCCATCGCGGTCGACGTCCCGCTGACCACGGCCTACAACCAGTGGACGCAGTTCGAGGAGTTCCCCAACTTCATGGAGGGTGTCGAGCGCATCGAGCAGCGCACCCCGACGCTGACGCACTGGGTGACCAAGGTCGGCGGCAACCGGCGTGAGTTCGACGCGGAGATCACCGAGCAGATCCCCGACGAGCGGGTGGCCTGGACCACGGTGCAGGGCGAGGCCCGGCAGGCCGGTGTGGTCACCTTCCACCGGCTCGACGACACCCACACCAAGGTGATGCTCCAGCTCGACCACGACCCGCAGGGGCTCGCCGACACCATCGGCGACAAGCTGGGCTTCGTGAAGCGGCAGGCCAAGAACGACCTGCACAACTTCAAGGAATACATCGAGTCCCGGGGCCGGGAGACCGGCGGCTGGCGCGGCCAGGTCTGA
- a CDS encoding ferredoxin produces the protein MKITLDADKCCAAGQCVLVAPEVFDQRDEDGVVVLLDAEPPADQHDAVREAATICPAAVIQVHE, from the coding sequence ATGAAGATCACCCTGGACGCCGACAAGTGCTGCGCCGCCGGACAGTGCGTCCTGGTCGCGCCCGAGGTCTTCGACCAGCGGGACGAGGACGGCGTCGTCGTCCTCCTCGACGCCGAGCCGCCGGCCGACCAGCACGACGCGGTCCGTGAGGCCGCCACCATCTGCCCGGCCGCCGTCATCCAGGTCCACGAGTGA
- a CDS encoding VOC family protein, translated as MQKITTFLWYDDQAEEAVRHYTSVFDDSRVVQVQRYGEAGPGTPGTVMTVVFELAGQRFIALNGGPHHTFTEAISLYVDCATQEEVDALWRALGEGGQHGPCGWLKDRFGVSWQIVPTVLTELLSDPDPVRSDRVMRAMLTMSKLDIQALRDAYEG; from the coding sequence ATGCAGAAAATCACCACATTTCTCTGGTACGACGACCAGGCCGAAGAGGCGGTACGGCACTACACCTCCGTCTTCGACGACTCGCGGGTGGTGCAGGTCCAGCGGTACGGCGAGGCCGGGCCGGGGACGCCGGGCACGGTGATGACCGTTGTCTTCGAGCTGGCCGGCCAGCGTTTCATCGCGCTCAACGGCGGCCCGCACCACACCTTCACCGAGGCGATCTCCCTCTACGTGGACTGCGCCACGCAGGAGGAGGTCGACGCGTTGTGGCGTGCGCTCGGCGAGGGCGGCCAGCACGGGCCGTGCGGCTGGCTCAAGGACCGGTTCGGGGTGTCGTGGCAGATCGTGCCCACCGTGCTGACCGAGTTGCTGTCCGATCCCGATCCGGTCAGGTCGGACCGGGTGATGCGGGCCATGCTCACCATGTCCAAGCTCGACATCCAGGCGTTGCGGGACGCCTACGAGGGGTGA